The Mytilus trossulus isolate FHL-02 chromosome 13, PNRI_Mtr1.1.1.hap1, whole genome shotgun sequence genome has a segment encoding these proteins:
- the LOC134694302 gene encoding uncharacterized protein LOC134694302 yields MADSKFCAGCQRSDEDITAVSWCSDCSELVCKACSRVHEKMSPPHKVVQMKEIQQLSSSLLKLSKNCKNHPGQKIILYCCQHDQVICDSCVPISHQHCKSIISIERAARGVKDGTAIFDLERRLSNLYQVTENILSQKETTFVDLEKNRNKIKKRVSEIKRNIIDHLDRLEADIHKDIDSRYKTCTEMVSRNRNSFQSSSDSLSTWKSDLHSLKQHSSEIHLFQLVKFLDAKTYQKELEIRDIQAATVPILKYHPPEFESNISKLVPDLGTITVENVQVQMTLLDIDQQGQCLVRDERKLSLKHSFPTTKLGNGVTIYRGCFIPRDRLLLCQYLGKKLSVCKLDGSYSSVINLDNLPQDISLYDENYAVVSVGEKGIQIIDLATLKLGRTIKVKGDCRGITCVKDKIWVNNKYHTLTIVDIDGKVLKVIRTTFNPKEICANQDGDLYCTVFYSDKVYVVTCDGKEREIYNSLELKSAAGVAVDDRGDVYVAGYVSNNIHRIYNDGQKHDIVLSAEDGINNPIGLSYNNETRELLVLNDAGKSIIIYKTQ; encoded by the coding sequence ATGGCGGACAGTAAATTCTGTGCTGGTTGTCAGCGCAGTGATGAAGACATTACAGCTGTATCTTGGTGCAGTGATTGCAGTGAACTTGTATGTAAGGCGTGTTCCAGAGTTCACGAAAAGATGTCCCCACCTCACAAGGTAGtacaaatgaaagaaatacaACAACTCAGTTCTTCACTCCTCAAATTGTCCAAGAACTGCAAGAATCATCCTGGTCAAAAGATAATACTGTACTGCTGTCAACATGACCAAGTAATCTGCGATTCATGTGTTCCGATATCACATCAACATTGCAAGTCTATCATTTCAATTGAAAGAGCAGCTAGAGGCGTGAAAGATGGCACTGCTATTTTTGATCTAGAGAGAAGGCTTTCCAATCTATATCAAGTTACAGAGAACATACTGAGTCAAAAAGAGACAACATTtgttgatttagaaaaaaatcgaaACAAAATCAAGAAAAGGGTGTCGGAAATCAAGCGGAACATTATTGATCATTTAGATAGGTTAGAAGCAGATATTCATAAAGACATTGATTCTAGGTATAAAACCTGTACTGAGATGGTGTCCCGAAACAGAAATAGCTTCCAGTCCAGCTCAGACTCCCTGTCTACATGGAAAAGTGATCTACATTCACTGAAGCAACATTCATCAGAAATCCATTTATTCCAGTTGGTAAAATTTTTAGATGCAAAAACTTACCAGAAAGAATTGGAAATCAGAGATATCCAAGCAGCTACTGTTCCGATTCTAAAATATCATCCGCCAGAATTCGAGTCGAACATTAGTAAACTAGTCCCAGACTTAGGTACAATAACGGTAGAAAATGTCCAAGTCCAAATGACTTTACTAGATATTGATCAACAAGGTCAATGTCTCGTTAGAGACGAAAGAAAGTTATCACTGAAACATTCATTCCCGACCACGAAATTAGGAAATGGAGTAACTATCTACAGAGGATGCTTTATTCCTCGTGATAGATTACTACTTTGTCAATACTTGGGTAAAAAACTTAGTGTTTGTAAACTTGATGGATCCTACTCCAGCGTGATTAATTTGGATAATTTACCACAGGATATAAGCTTATATGACGAAAACTATGCTGTCGTATCTGTTGGTGAGAAAGGTATCCAGATCATAGACCTGGCTACATTGAAGCTTGGTAGGACAATTAAAGTTAAAGGAGACTGTAGAGGAATCACCTGTGTCAAGGATAAGATCTGGGTAAACAATAAATATCACACTCTAACAATTGTGGATATCGATGGTAAAGTTCTTAAAGTAATACGAACAACATTTAATCCAAAGGAAATCTGTGCCAATCAGGATGGGGATTTGTATTGTACTGTCTTTTATAGTGATAAAGTATACGTCGTTACATGTGATGGAAAAGAACGTGAGATATACAACAGTCTTGAACTGAAAAGTGCTGCTGGTGTAGCTGTAGATGACCGTGGTGATGTGTATGTAGCAGGATATGTATCAAACAACATACATAGAATATATAATGATGGACAGAAACATGACATTGTCTTGTCAGCAGAAGATGGTATCAATAACCCGATCGGTTTATCTTACAACAATGAAACAAGAGAACTGCTAGTCTTAAACGACGCTGGTAAATCCATCATTAtctataaaacacaataa